The stretch of DNA taagttaacccggccgtattggcatgtgttgcaatgttaagatttcatcattgatatataaactatcagactgcgtggtcggtagtagtgggtttcagtaggcctttaatgatccaCTTGTTTGTACTGTGGCTtgtaaataccatatttttcagactataaggcgcaattcaaattctttcattttctcaaacatCGACAATGCGCCTAATctacgtattaattctggttgtgcttaccgacttcaaaTCAATTTTACTTGGTACactgtgtaataagtgtgaccagtagatggcagtcacacatgagagataccaAAGCCGTGAAGAGAGGAGTATGGTCGACGAGTTTCAAAGTCGGTAGCAAACATTGTGTCCTGTAGTCAAGGGAAGGGCTTTTGACTAATCATTTAGGAGATTGTCTGGCCATAGTCTGATTgatcaaaagcccctcacgtgacgacaggatgccatgtttgctaccagctTCGACACCGAGTCGGCCATACTCTCTCTCTACACAGCTCTGACAGATACATGCGGACTGCAGGATGACGCCTgttcaattaataataataataatacctgggatttatatagcgcttttctaagtacccaaagtcgctttacatgtttaaaaacccgtcattcattcacacctggtggtggtaagctactttcgtagccacagctgccctggggtagactgacggaagcgtggctgccaatttgcgcctacggcccctccgaccaccacctatcattcattcaacattcattcaccggtgtgagcggcaccgggggcaagggtgaagtgtcctgcccaaggacacaacggcagcgatttttttggtaagaggcggggagcgaacctgcaaccctcaggtttctgacacgggcgctctacccactacgccatgccgcccccattGACCTCAGCGGCTTGTAGTCCGACGATGTAGTCAATAAGCCCCTTCTTTCCCTCTAAgcctattctcttgttgtggggttgttgccatttctagtatAAAGTAGCATACAGTTTCAACTTATATCTGTgagtagtctcgctatggaagcgctaaaaactaccgttacaacaaagatgacgttgAGAagtcttgaagatggtctgtaaaacatcatctatgcaacattttgaccaaagaaccagcattacatattatgtagaccacaaggaagtgtttacttgtagaaaaaaaaatctttattgcgccgtataatcctgtgcgccctatggtccaaaaaatacaacaattattcatacattacTGGCAGACATAACTTTCTGAAGCTTGACAATTGTGTAAATTACTGTTGGTTGATTgtactaaagcaggggtgtccaaaccttttgacctgggggctgcattgggataaaaatgtttttggccaaaagctgactgcatgtaaactaacacacatatatacattatatatatgtgtgtataaatatatacatatacatacacatatatgtatgtgtgtatatacatatatgtttgtgtgtatatatatgtatatatatatacatacatatatacacagtatatatatatatatatatatatacatatatatacacatatgtgtctgtatatactgtatatatacacacacacacacacacacacacacacacacacacacacacacacacacacacacatacatacatatacacatttgtatgtgtgtgtgtattctatacagtatatacacacacattcatacatatatatacacatacatacacacatatatatatacacacacacatatatatattagggctgcaactaacgattaatttgataatcgattaatctgtcgattaatcgattaataatcggataaaagagacaagctacatttctatcctttccagtattttattgaaaaaaaaacagcatactggcaccatacttattttgattattgtttctcagctgtttgtacatgttgcagtttataaataaaggtttttttttttttttgtttgtttttttttaaaaattgaaaaagcttctgcgcatgcgcatagcatagatccaacgaatcgatgactaaattaatcggcaactatttttataatcgattttaatcgattagttgttgcagccctaatatatatatatatatatatatatatatatatatatatatatatatatatatatatatatatatatatatatatatatatatatatatatatatatacacacacacatatatatacacatacatgcatacatatatatatatatatacacacaaatatatacagtatatgtgtatatatatctgtgtatatactgtatatatatgtgtatatctatgtgtgtatattaagttaagttaaagtacccatgattgtcacatatgtgtatatatatatatatatatacatatatatatatatgtgtgtacacacactcatatatacacatttttatatacatacatacatatgtatataaaaatatatatacacactcatatatacatacatacacatacatatatatatacatatatgcacacacatatacgtatatatacacacacacatatatacgcacaaatatatatatacacacatatatacatacatatatatatatatatatatatatatatacatatgtatatacacacatatactcacacacacacatgtatatttatgtatatatcagaatcagctttattgtcattagggtaacgagattgatatatatatatatataatatatatatatatatatatatatatatatatatatatatatatattatatatatacacacacacatccatatgtatatatacatatatagaaatatatgtatatatacacatttacatatatatgcatatacgttcatatatgcagtatatatatacatatacatatacatatatatatatatatatataactaaaatgcgccaaacatgggtaagtttagagagtgttttacattttccccatcatgcagtctgatggatttaaatgggtgtaattgtatttatttttttgtatgttcAAACGTTTATCACAATATCCATAAAGTTCAGTGAGCtgtttgtgttatgtgtgaccgtgtgtggacctttatgttagttgcattttttttgcaccttgactcgggaaggttgtttgaacTGTGTCATGTAAGTAAATGCTAAGGAATTATGTCTGAGTACATTccaagggtcattgatctgataTTCTCACAATgttcacaagatggcagcaaataagTAACATTCAGAGAACCCCTGGTGGGAGAGCCTCACTaggccatagtttggacacccctgtattaatgTATAACTTTGTACTCAAGTATAATTTAGCACTAATGGTACAACTTAGTACAATACATATATTGTAATTGAAGGTTGCAGCTAGACAACATTTAACTGTAATGAGTTTAAACAGAAATAATATCTTAAACCTTAATGGGGCTCATATAGACCACTGTACTGAAtcctgaggtaaaaaaaaaaccccaacaaaacaaaataaaaatgtatcagttCACATGAAGTTGAGAGAAGAAAACCTAAAGAGTGTCTTAATATGCTGCAAAGATAAAACTGTCCATGTTTAAATAGGCAGTTGGTAATAAATAGGCTGATGCACCAATCCAGTCCGATACATGTGCCATGTTGGCTTTCTTTCCACAGAGGACAAGGAAAAAGCCTTTCTCCGCAGTAACCTGTCCATTCTCAGCACagtccaaaaaaaatattatatatatatatatatatatataattcaaagATTAGACTTGGGCCCAGAATTGACCGGTATGGCTCTGAGCTCAGTCCGCATGCACAAGTACTCTCCGGTTACCGCCATCAAGGCCATGCAGGCCACGTTGACCAACCACCAGGACAGCGAGGAAGGAAACTGAGAATTATACATCCAGCAGCCAATTAAGTGGAAGAAGTGCACGGTGGCGGTGAAGTCCAGGCACTGTTTCCCTCGGCGGATGAAGAACCACAGGCCCAGAGCACTGCAGCAATGATACAGAAATACACAATTAAAGTATTTGAACCGATactgtacctgggaatcgatactgaaACTTAACAATACCAATTTTCATTACGTGTTGATAAATGTTAACTGTTTAATAATCAGATCTCATCTCTTATCTGATTATGATAACTTTCTTATATCTTGCTTTCATAttgcatttctgagtctcatttacaAGTATAGTAGCCTTTGCATGCAgtggcaattccaagacgttagatggcagtagtgtgcagTTTACGGCAGTGGTGCAAAGATGAGTATGGCGCCATCTTTGCTACCAAGGACGGGGTGCATGCAATTGGTGTCGTTTTTGACGTTAGCTTTTCTGACGAAATAAAGCAAAACAATACGTgtatatagttctaaacatactccagcgtataaacttacaataaaacatgattttatttggTGCGCTCTGCTATGTTTGGTGACCTGCAGCACGCTAACACGCACACAATAAACGTAAGAAAATACACGGAACAACCAAAATAATAACTTATTCGCCTCATTTTACATAATTCTTCATTAGCAATGGACCAACAATCATggaaaaattttgacttttgtgtgaagtatggtGGTGTCTGCCTccaataattaatattaataataataataataataataataataactgtcatCTGTTATTACACCTAcaacattgtttattttattattttgtatagcAAATGTGctgctttaaaataataatttggtccaataatatttgaatatactgcataacataaattaatttccatacttcagtaagaataacagaccaaatacatgttacacagctgtaacttcctggcactaaacctgcagaaaatagttattgtCAGCTTTATGTTTTCACACtaatttcttacactttatgaagcatttctaacAGATTCCtttattttaagagcttattgttcacgtgtttaatgtgattttacaattttgtttacattgtttgttttccatgcttttGTTGACGTTTCCTTTCTgacttgatagctgaggggttataatcagaggaagagcGTGATACCGGTTTTAGCCCTATTATCTGATATCAACTCCACTTTTATTGTTCTTCAAGTACGATGGTAGTGACAAATTAACCTGTTgtgaacgggggggggggggggggggggggggggggtcaaatttgttttcattgagggccacatggcagttatggttgccctcagagggccgtttttAACTAcgagtaatatatatacatatatacacatatatatatatatatacacatatatatatatatatatatatatatatatatatatatatatatatatatatatatatatatatatatatatatatatacacacattgttgtgctcgtagcgtgaaaGATAAACAACTTGACGTATAGTtgacacaaaaacgtgtgcgtcgtttatttatcaaagcacaagcaagaaagtacgctttcatcacaaacactcaaatatcacgggaacaacaaacccccacctttgtgagaatctactgacggccacttaaaggggccgcgccgaattactcgctcttaactgcacacaaagaacaacattgtcatgtacacaatagaactgtacggtgaatgatgatgacaaagtcaaataacaggtgtggtgaattatgtccttaaatcaaccgctacacacgtccccccagaattcgcCATCACAAAGGAAAACAAACTGTCAATGGACAGGGGCACGGACGGGCCGACCAGACCGGGTGCGCCGGACTGGTACAAACGCCGGGGAGTCAGTAGGGGGGACCGGAAGGGTACCTGTACTGTCTAAGGTCCCGGGGGCCTGCGTAGAAGGATGCATAACATTATCATGGGGCCTAGGTAGAGCGGGCGGACGACCCCGGCGCGGGGGTACGGCCGTGGTAACCGGCTGACTAAGATCCAAGTGGGCCGCTTTCAGCCGGTCCACCGTGATCTTTTCAGACCGACCCCCGATGTCCAACAGAAAATGCTTATCTCCGCTCTCTCGGACGCGAAATGGCCCATCGTAAGGAGGCTGCAGGGGACCGCGGTGGGCGTCGTGGCGGACAAAAACAAACGCTGCTCCCCTCAAGGAAGCGGGAACATGAGACGGCGTAAGGCCGTGTTGAGAAGTGGGGATGGGGGCAAAACTCTTGGCAGCATCGAGGAGAGCAGCTCGCTGCTTACTGGCGGACCAAGGTGCCGTCGTGCTAGGAATAAAGTCACCTGGCACCCGCAGGGGCTGGCCATACACCAACTCTGCCGAGGAAGATTGCAAGTCTTCCTTGGGGGCAGTCCGAAGCCTCAGCATCACCCAAGGGAGCTTGTCTACCCAAGCGCTGTCCTTCAGGGACGCCCTAAGCGCTGCCTTCATGGACCTGTGAAATCGCTCACACATACCATTGGCCTGCGGGTGATACGCCGTCGTGTGGTGGAGTTTCACTCCCAAGCTCTCGGCCACAGCGGTCCAGAGCTCAGAAGTGAACTGAGAGCCCCGGTCGGATGATGTCTGATGGGGTACCGAAATGGGCAACCCACGTACCAATGAACACGTGCGCCACCTCCGGCCAGCGGGTGGTCCTGTCGACTATCGTGAGGAGGTATGTGCAGCTGCGTGAGGATGGGAGAGGCCCGACCAGGTCCACATTGACATTTTGCAGCAACCAGCCGCTGGGAAGGTTTCCTCCCAGGGTGGGAAAGGCCGTGGATGGAGTCGAACACACGCCGCCTCCAAATGGCGGGCACAAGGGGCCGTGGCCGACCGGTAGCGACGTCACAAAGGAGCGTAACCCCTGTGTCCTCAAATGGGACCTCAGACAACCGTAACCCTGTGGCTGCAGCCTTCAGAGCTTGGATGTCCGGGTCGTCGGCCTGGTCAACTGCCATTTGTGCAAAATCGAGCCCCACATGGACAGCGCTCGCGACGGCTAGGGAAAGGCAGTCAGCAATGACATTGCTCTTACCAGCAAGGTGCTGGATGTCCGTCGTGAACTCTGAGACGTAGGAGAGGTGCCTCTGTTGCCGAGCCGACCACGGTTCAGCCGTCTTGGCCATCGCGAaagtgaggggtttgtggtccacaaaagcTGTGAAAGGCCGGCCTTCAAGCAACGAACGGAAATGGCGTATGGCCAGATAGAGGCCAAGGAGCTCACGGTCAAATGTGCTATATTTCCGCTCGCAGGGGCGCAACTGCCTGCTAAAGAAAGCCAAAGGTTGCCAAGTGCCACCCGCCCACTGCTCATGCACTGCACCTCCAGCATAATCTGACGCGTCCGTGGTGATTGCAATAGGAGCATCGGGTAATGGGTGTGTCAGCAGGGTAGCGTTAGCGAGAGCAGACTTGACCCCCAAAAAAGCACGGTGCCGCGCGTCAGACCAGTCTACCATGTGCTTGGGAGCAGCTCCTTTAAGAGCATCATACAGCGGCCGCATGAGGTCAGCTGCCCGGGGAATGAAACGATGGTAAAAATTTACCATGCCAAGGAACTCCTGAAGAGCCTTAACCGTGAGTGGGCGGGGGAAGTTTGCGACGGCAGCAACCTTCGCTGGGAGGGGAACTGCCCCGCACTCCGTGACACGATGTCCGAGGAAGTCGATAACAGACAACCCGAACTGGCACTTAGCTGGGTTGACAATGAGCCCGTGTTGGCTAAGGCGCTGAAAAAGGGACCTGAGGTGGGTCACATGCTCGGCCTGAGAGGTGCTCGTGACCAGGATATCGTCCAAATAGACAAACAGAAACGGCAAATcacgtaaaacagagtccatcaaCCGCTGGAAAGTCTGTGCGGCACTCttaaggccaaaaggcatacgtaAAAATTCAAACAGTCCAAATGGGGTGATGACCGCTGTCTTCGGGATATCAGAGGGGTGGACCGGCACCTGATGATAGCCCCGGACGAGATCTACCTTAGAAAACACAGTTTTCCCAGCGAGGTTGGCGGAAAAATCTTGTATGTGGGGGACCGGATAACGGTCCGGGGTAGTCGCGTCGTTGAGTCTGCGGTAATCACCGCATAGCCACCAACCACCTGCGGGCTTCTCCACCATGTGGAGGGGCGACGCCCACGGGCTGTCTGAGCGGCGAttgatcctgaggcgttccatGGTCTCGAATTCAGCTCTAGCGATGGAGAGCTTAGCAGGGTCCAGGCACCGGGCTCGTGCGTG from Entelurus aequoreus isolate RoL-2023_Sb linkage group LG01, RoL_Eaeq_v1.1, whole genome shotgun sequence encodes:
- the sys1 gene encoding protein SYS1 homolog; the encoded protein is MSSHFRSYIWDPILIVCQIVLMQCIFYSFLGLWLAGVDSLVQTHRSLDQIFSFEVLGFATMQGRLSMMAYVLNSLTCALGLWFFIRRGKQCLDFTATVHFFHLIGCWMYNSQFPSSLSWWLVNVACMALMAVTGEYLCMRTELRAIPVNSGPKSNL